The proteins below come from a single Streptomyces spongiicola genomic window:
- a CDS encoding aldo/keto reductase: MTESMIEKVRLGTDGPEVGVQGLGCMGMSEFYGDTDEAAARDTLEAALEAGVTLLDTADMYGNGANEEFLRPFLAAHRGEITLATKFSVVRDAGDASFRGISNDPAYIREAAEASLRRLGVDAIDLYYMHRRDPAVPLAESVGAMAELVRAGKVRHLGLSEVTGAELREAHAVHPIAALQSEWSLFSRSAERSAVGAAAALGVALVPYSPLGRGFLTGSFADAAELPGDDFRRYQPRFTGDAAAANAALLEPVRKIAAAHGATPAQIALAWVQRRAEVHGLPVVPIPGTRSRGRLEENVAATRITLTRDELALLEPIAERVVGDRYPDMSSTSDSRE; the protein is encoded by the coding sequence ATGACGGAGAGCATGATCGAAAAGGTACGGCTCGGTACGGACGGCCCCGAGGTCGGAGTGCAGGGGCTCGGCTGCATGGGCATGAGCGAGTTCTACGGCGACACCGACGAGGCCGCGGCACGCGACACCCTGGAGGCGGCGCTGGAGGCGGGTGTCACCCTTCTCGACACGGCCGACATGTACGGGAACGGCGCCAACGAGGAGTTCCTCAGGCCCTTCCTGGCGGCGCACCGGGGCGAGATCACCCTCGCCACGAAGTTCTCCGTCGTCCGGGACGCCGGCGACGCGTCCTTCCGGGGCATCAGCAACGACCCCGCCTACATCCGCGAGGCGGCCGAGGCGAGCCTCCGCCGGCTCGGCGTGGACGCGATCGACCTCTACTACATGCACCGTCGCGACCCCGCGGTGCCGCTGGCCGAATCCGTCGGCGCGATGGCCGAGTTGGTGCGGGCCGGCAAGGTCCGCCACCTCGGCCTCAGCGAGGTGACCGGCGCTGAACTGCGCGAGGCGCACGCCGTCCACCCCATCGCCGCACTCCAGTCGGAGTGGTCCCTGTTCAGCCGCTCCGCCGAGCGGAGCGCGGTGGGCGCCGCCGCGGCGCTGGGGGTGGCGCTGGTGCCGTACTCGCCACTCGGCCGCGGCTTCCTCACCGGCTCGTTCGCGGACGCGGCAGAGCTTCCCGGGGACGACTTCCGGCGCTACCAGCCGCGTTTCACCGGCGACGCCGCCGCGGCGAACGCGGCGCTGCTGGAGCCCGTCCGCAAGATCGCCGCCGCGCACGGTGCGACGCCCGCGCAGATAGCCCTCGCCTGGGTCCAGCGGCGGGCCGAGGTCCACGGTCTGCCGGTCGTCCCCATCCCGGGCACCCGCAGCCGCGGGCGTCTGGAGGAGAACGTCGCGGCCACGCGGATCACGCTCACACGGGACGAGCTGGCGCTGCTGGAGCCGATCGCGGAGCGGGTGGTGGGAGACAGGTACCCGGACATGTCCTCGACGTCGGACTCCCGCGAGTAG